A window of Blautia argi genomic DNA:
GGAAGAAACCAACAGACAATCGCCTTATTGGAAAACCAGGAACAGAAAGAAGCAGAGGCACAAGTTTCTGAAACAGATCGTTTTCTTTCCATCCGGTCAGATACATTCTTCTATGTTTACAATAAACTTTCGGGTTTATTTGAACAATTAAGCATAGATGGGGAGGAACTTCTGGAAACTCCTATGGAACTAAATATCTGGAGAGCACCTACGGATAATGACCGAAAGATCAAGCAAGAATGGATGGATGCCGGATATGACCGGAGTAAAGCCAGAGCCTATGACGTTCAATGGAAACGAGAGGGGAAATGTGTCAGAATTTACAGCACCATGTCTGTAGCGGCAGTAGCACTTCAGAGAGTTCTGGATATAAAAGCTGTCTGGGAAATTTCTAACAGGGGAGCAATTTCAGTAAAAATGCAGGTGAAAAAGAATATGGAATTTCCGCAGCTTCCTAGATTTGGTATCCGTCTGTTTCTGAAAGAGGAATATGAAAATCTGAAATATTATGGATTGGGGCCACATGAAAGTTATCGAGATAAATGTAAGTCCTGCAGTCATGGGCTGTATGATGCAACAGTGGAAGAGCAGCATGAAGATTATATCCGTCCGCAGGAAAATGGAAGTCATACAGATTGTGATTATGTGATGATAGAAAAAGAAAACCAGACTGTTATAGCAGTGTCACCCAAACCATTTTCATTTAATGTGTCCTATTATACACAGGAAGAGCTGGCCAGGAAGGCACATAATTATGAATTGGAGAAATCAGGGAACACCATTGTCTGCCTGGATTATGCACAGAATGGGATTGGTTCCAACAGTTGTGGTCCTGAACTAAGGGATGAATACCAGGTGGATGAGGAAACTTTTGTTTTTGAGATAAAGCTTTTATTCAGGAAGGAAGAGTAGAAATACATGAATGAGAAAAAATATTTAAAATGGTATAACAAGGTAGGATATGGTTCCGGGGACATTGCTGGAAATGTAGTTTACGCATTTCTATCTTCTTTTGTCATGATTTATCTTACCAATACAGTAGGATTAAATCCCGGAATTATTGGAACTCTGATTGCCGTATCCAAGTTGTTTGATGGAATTACGGATGTTTTCTTTGGAACTCTGATTGATAAGACAAAGAGTAAAATGGGAAAAGCAAGACCCTGGATGCTCTATGGCTATATCGGATGTACCGTAACTTTAGTCGCTATTTTTGCCATACCTACAACTATGGGGGAATTTGCACAGTATGCCTGGTTTTTTATTGCGTATACGCTGTTAAATGCAGTATTTTATACAGCGAATAATATTGCGTATTCTGCACTGACAGCCCTGGTAACAAAGAATAGTAAGGAACGTGTACAGATGGGGTCTTACCGCTTCATTTTTGCTTTTTCTACCAGTCTGTTGATTCAGTCTTTAACCATTGGATTTGTAGAATGGATGGGCGGCGGAGCAGCTGGATGGAGGACCGTTGCGATTATCTATGCAGTAATCGGATTGATTGTTAATACGATTTCTGTACTTTCTGTAAAGGAATTACCGGAAGAAGAGTTAAATGATGGGAAAGAAGCCGGAACCGAAGAAAGGTATTCTCTGATTGATGCCGGAAAACTGTTATTTACAAATAAGTATTATGTTATGATCTGTGCTACGTATATTTTACAGCAGATTTATACAGCGATGCTGAATATGGGGATTTACTATATGACGTATATCCTTTTCAATGAGAAACTTTATGGTGTGTTTTCCTGGTCCATTAATATTCCTCTGATTATTGCATTGCTCATTACACCGATGCTGGTGGAAAAGTGGAGAGGAATGTATAAATTAAATCTTACAGGATATGTGATCGGAACGATTGGAAGAGCTCTGGTTGTAGTAGCCGGTTATCTAGGAAGTGTGCCATTGATGCTTTTATTTACCGGTATTGCAGCTTTTGGTATGGGACCATGGCAGGGGGATATGAATGCAGTCATTGCTTCCTGTTCCGAATATACTTACTTGACAAAGCATAAGAGAGTAGATGGAACCATGTATTCTTGTACCTCTCTTGGTATTAAGCTGGGCGGTGGAATTGGAATTGCCATTACCGGCTGGCTTCTGGATCTTAGTGGCTTTGACGGCACACTGGCTGTACAGTCTGATTCCTGTATCCAGATGCTGCAGATCATGTATTTATGGATTCCGGTAGTAATCACACTTATCATTACCATTATTATGGCAAAGATGAATGTAGAGAAGGCAAATGAAAAACTTTTACAGGAAAAGTCTATGAAAGACGGTATGCATGATTGAAGTAAACCGCATAAAAATTCATGACTTCCTGTAAGTAATTCATCAGTTTTTTCATTCTGGTTTTCCTCCTTTCCTGATTTCTGAGTTTATTATATCGGATGGGCAGAAAATCTGCGTGCCAAATCAAAAAGAAATGTAGCCAATTCTTGAGAGGGGGAGGAAACATCATGCAGCCGTCTTACGAAGAGAAAAAAGAAAAGTTCAGTATGATAAGGAAAAAACCACATCATGTTCCCCCTCACCTTCACAATGCCATAGAACTGGTATATGTAACAAAGGGGGAGCTGGAACTTGGCATTGGATATGAGTTGTATCACATGGAAAAGGGGGATTTTGCTATTGTTTTTCCAGATTTGATTCATCATTATCAGGTGTTTTCAAAGGGAAAGAATGAGGTGTACCAGTTTTATGCTTCTTTGGAACTAAGTGGTCCGTTTATGGCACTTCTTCAGAAGAAATGTCCGGAAAATCCGGTGATTGCCAACGCAGATTTACATGGGGAAGTTAAAAACGCCCTGAGTTGTCTGATAAAAGATCAAAAAGTCAGTGAGGTTGTGGGGCAAGCTTATTTACAGATTATATTATACCGTTGCAGGGAAACATTCCGGTTCATAGAAAAAGACAGTGTGGGGAGTAATGATCTGATATATGCAGCGATGAGCTATCTGTTATCACATTTTCAGGAGGAACTTACACTTGGGAAAGTGGCATCAGCTCTGGGAACCAATAAGTTTGCCCTATCAAAAATCTTTTCAGGTATCTTTCATACAAATTTCAATCAATACTTAAATGAAATTCGTTTAAATTATGTGACCTCTTTGTTGGAAAATACGGATAGAAGGATTACAGATATTTTTCTGGAGGCAGGATTTGAGAGCCAAAGAACCTTTAACCGGGCATTTCAACTAAGGTATAATCAGACACCAAGTGAGTATCGGAAATCATGGTGGGAAAAATAGAGGATTCTTGTCTGCTAGATATTTAGATGAAAGACAGAGAAAGCTTTATTTTCTTGTACCGTTATGAATATAAAATATATACCAAAAATCGAAGCAGGTATTTCCATTTTATAAAAATGTATTAGATGAAGGTGCAAGTTATATTCTGCCAAATAAGAGATATGTATTGAAATCTTCTGAAGGAAAGGCTGTATGATAAAACTAATTTTGGGACAAAAGATGCTTCTTTTTATGAGAACATTTAGAGGTGAGTTAAAAAGTTCTATGAAAAGGCTTAAATTTAGAAATTGAAGATAGATATTTTAATAAAAAGATAAAGCACGAGAGTGGAAGTTGGGATGGGTTCTACTTTTGTGCTTTTTATTTTGCTTGATTTAGAAATACAGAAAGATTGGATTTTCGAAGAATTTGAATGGTGGGATTTTGATATAGAATGGAGTTAGAACGAAAAGATATTTGTGCCAAATATCTTATATCTTTTGCTGCAAAAGCAGTAATAACATTAAAACAAGTGAAAGTATATTTTAAAATGGATTTTTCAGAATGATATAAAAATTTGTGCGTATATATCTAAAAATATTGCACTATAAGAAGTTATCGACACAATACGCACGATAAAAGACCTATTATACCTAAAATATTGAAATTTCAATCAGAAAAGGTATTATATGTATAAAAGTTAGGGTATACAAAACAAAGGAGAAGACATTATGGGAGAAAATAATCAGATATTACAAGAGATGATAAAAGAATTACAAAAAAAGTTGCCAGATGGACGACCAATAGGAATTACTTTTTCTACTGAAGAAAAGAAATACTATTATGATACAGTGACTGGCAAGATAATTACCTGCGATGATTTGGCATATCAAATTGTAGAAAAAATTTTAGATGGTAAGGTTAATGAAATAGTGCAATTGTCAGAGTCAGAAAATCTTATTGAGAGTATAAGAAATATTATTAACGTTATTGAACATGAAAAAATTTTCGCTTTATCCAAATTCGAAAAAATGGTAGATTTTGGAGAATATGAAGATTTAATTCAGAACCAGTTGGAACAGCTCACATTAGAATTAACGGAAAAATGCAATTTGCGTTGTGGATATTGTATTTACAACGAAGCTTGTGAAAAGAACAGAGACTTTGGCGATAAGGATATGGATGAGGAAACGGCATTAAAAGCGATTGACTATGCAAAAACACATTCTGGAAAAACTGATACGTTGCATATTGGATATTATGGTGGAGAGCCATTGATAAACTATCCGGTTATGATAAAATCTATGCGCTATGCTTTGGAAACCATGAAAAATAGAAAACTTCACTTCGCTTTCACGACAAATGCTGTGTTACTTACAAAAGATAAATGTAAAGAATTGGCCGAAATTCCGAACCTGAGTGTTACTGTTAGCTTAGATGGACCTGAGAAATGGCATGATTTCTATAGAAGAAATATGCATGGAGATGGTAGTTTTCATCAGACGTTACAGGGAATAAAAAATTTAGTTGATGCTTTTGGATATGATAGAGCAAAAGAGAATATTTTGTTCAGTATGGTATATGCTCCTCCATATTCAGAAGAGAGATTAGAAGAAACACAGAAATTTTTTTGAGGAATTAAAATGGTTACCGTCAGAGTGTGTAAAATTTATTACATACCCAGATGAAGAAAGCATGGATACTATTTACAAATATTTGCAGAAAAATCAGTTACTTGAAGCTGCAAAGTGGGGGAACACAGAACTTGATTTTTCGTTAAGCGATTATAGTCATAAACATGAAAAACAGCCGGGAATGTTTACGGAGAAATTAATGACAGATTCTTATTTGCCAATACGTAAAAGGGCTATTTTTGATGTAGTCATGGACAGTATACGCATGAATGGTTGTTGTGTTCCAGGACAAAGAAAACTTTATGTTACAGTAAACGGTGAATTTAGAATATGTGAAAGAGTAGGAAATATTCCTACAATCGGAAATATAGAGAATGGCATTGATATTGACAAGGTGAAGAAAAATATATATTGATGGCTATAGAAATGAGTCAATGAAAAAATGTTCATCTTGCTGGTATGCAAGGATATGTTCAATTTGCTATTGTGGTTGTTATACAGGAGAGAAGTTTGATCTTGGTAAAAAAACAGAAATGTGTGAAGAAAGAAAGGCTAGTTGTTTGAGGAGTTTAAAGGCGTACTTTGAGGCATTGGAAAATGATATTCATGCGATGGATCATTTAGACAGTATAACAGTGAAATAGAAAATAGGGATTATTCAGGTGAAAATATATCAGCAGATACAAAATTCAAAAAATGCAGAATTTAACTTGGTAGTTTTTTGTGGCAGTAAAGACGAAAAGAGTGGTCAGATTGGAATATCACATTTATTAGAACACATGAATTTAGCTTTCGCAAAGCAGACAAGTCATTGGATAAATGTATCGGGCTATACAACATATGAGTATACACAATATTGCATTAAATGCAAAAACTCTTTGAGTGATGTAAAAAAAGTGATTGAGAAGCTGAAAAATATTATAGAAGGAAAGGAACTTTTGGAAAGCAATCTTAGCGGAGCCCAAAATGATGTAATAGAAGAGATATTGGAGCAAAGAGAAAATTCCTTTTTTTCCATGAGAAATCTTTTGCTTCCCAAAATACTGCCAGATAGTCTGAGAGAAAAAATGCCAGTAGGAAATATTTTTGATATAAAAAAAATCTCATACACAGATATAGTGAAATATCAAGAAGATAATTATTCTTTCGAGAATATAGCTGTTTTTTCTAAGTGTAAATATGACGTAGAGGAATTGTTTTTTGAAAATGATAAGATTAATTATAAAAATCAGTTAGAAAGTACATGCATCTTAATTCCTGATGTAAAGTTAAGTATTTGGTGGGATGTTGCACAATTGTATTATGAAGAGAATTTAAAAAAGAATATCATATATTTTTCTTTTAAAAATTCATTTGCGGATTTGCGTGAATTTATTTCACAAGAAGTGCAAAAAAACTATTTCTTTCTAAAGTTTGATTCCTATTTAACCAAATTAGTTGGAAATAATGTGGGTGCTACACTTTATGAAAACCAAATCGTAAAAGGAGTGTCAATTTATTCATATGAATTTGTGTGTGTCAATAAAGAATTTGATATTGATGAGATTACATTACTTGTGGAAACAGCATTAGAAGAAATATATAGTTTGGAATGTGACTTGGATATGCTAACATTGGAAAAATCGAAAGAAATAGTTTTTGAAAAATATCAGAATATGAATTTTGAAGATAAGGGAAAAATGGATTTCTTATATGGAATAAATACAGGACTTATCACAAGGAAATTTCTGAGTCAAATACCATTTAGTTTTTCTATTAAAAGTATTGTAGAAATGATTATGAAAAATGAAGGTATGTAATCTTGGATATTAACCAAGTTTTACATAAAAAACAAAATGAAAGGAGGACATTCATATGTTCATCGCAAATGAAGGTAAAAAGAATTTAGAGGCAAAGGCAAACTTTATTGATCCGCGCGGAGGATGTGGCTGTGCAACTTCATCTGTTAGATCAATGACAAGAGATTCTGTATGTACATGTGCATGTGGAAGTTCAGGGGTTCTGAACTCTGCAAAAACTGCTGGAAAAAATGTATAAGAAAGGAGAATGAAGTATGAAGATTGCAAATGAAGGTAAAAAAAATTTAGAGCCAAAAGCAAACTACATTGAACCAAGAGGATGTGGATGTAATCCAGGAAGCTTGCTTTCCAGTGCAAGGGACTATGGTTGTGCATGCGGTTGCACAACAAGTAGCAATTCATCATCTGCAAAAAATGTAGGTGTAAATCTGTAAACAGATAATAAACACGAAAATCCAGATGTGGGGTATGTGATATATACCCCACATTTTGGCATATAAGGATGTGTAAAATGAAAAACATAAGACAGATAGGAAAGTTTTTAAAAAATATATGTTATATAATAAAAATTGTGTTTCAGGCAGCACCAGGGATTACAACAAAAATGATTATATGCAATATTTTTTTGGGAATACTTGTTTCTTTTAATGTGTATATATGGAAATATTTTGTAGACACTGCTGTAATTTCATTGGAAAGTGGTAAAATAGGAGCACCGGCATTCTGGTTAATTTCTTTGGCTGTTTGTACGGGGGTTGTTAATTTGTTAACCAAACTTAGTACTTATTACAGAGAAATAGGGCAGGAATATATGAACTGCAAAGTGGCTAATATTATTATGGGAAAAATAGATGAACTGAATATGGAACATTTTGATAATCCTAAAGTTTATGATGCAGTTGAAAAAGTTAGTAATGAGTCTGTTGCTCGCTGTATTAGTATTATTGTGATGTTAGTTACATTGCTTAGATATTTGACTACTTTTATAGGAATTATAATTGTGATTATTTCTCTAAGTAATACTATTGCAGCATTAATGTGCATTACGATGATTCCTATTTTTTATGTGAGTATTAGTATTGCGCTGCGCCAATATAATATATACTCTGAAAGAGTTCAGAATGTAAGATTAGCAGATTATCTTAAAGAGATTAGTTTAAAATATGAAAATATCAAAGAATTAAAAATTTATAATGCAATTATTTTTTTAAAAAATAAAATAGTTTGCATTTATGAAAAATATATTGCTGAAGATAAAAAGTATAAGAAAAGATTTTTATATGAATTAACTGGAACAGATATATTGCAATACATTTTTTCAACAATTATCAAAATCTATACAGTTTTTAAAGTCATAACAGAAAAAGGCACTATAGGGGATTTGACAATGTATATCTCAGCATTAGATAGTCTTGAAAATTCAATAAGAACTATATTAGACTCAGTAGCTTCTTTGTATAGTGATAATCTTTACATAGATAATTTAGTAGAATTGGACAATATGAGAAGTGGAATGGAAGATACGGGAAAGAGAGAACTCAGCTCTGATTTTAAAACAATAGAATTTCAGAATGTATCATTTAAATATCCATACACTGATACTTATGTATTAAAAGATTTATCCATCAAGTTTGAAAATGGAAAAACATATGCATTGGTAGGTAGTAACGGTTCTGGAAAAACAACATTTATAAAATTACTCATGAGATTATATGATCCGCAAAAGGGAGAGATACTTATTGATGGTGTTAGCATAAAAGAATACTCACTTAAAAGTATATATAAAAATATTGGTGTGATATTCCAAGATTTTATTAAATATCCTTTAACCGCAAGAGAAAATATAGGTATAGGTAATGTGGAGGAAATGAATAAATTAAAAAATATAGAAAAAGCAGCAAAAGTATCCGGAGCTGATGATTTTATAGAAAAATTGAAAAACGGTTATGACACATTGCTTCAAAAGGAATGGGATAATGGAAGTGAATTATCGATTGGTCAATGGCAAAAAATAGCAATATCTCGGTCGGTTCTTAGAAACTCAGGAATATTAATTTTAGATGAACCCTCTTCAGCTCTTGATCCCAAATCAGAATATGAAATGTTTGAAAAAATGAAAATGTTAATGAGAGACAAAATGAGTATCATGATTACTCACAGATTTTCTAATGTAAGGATAGTCGATCAAATATTTGTTATGCAGGAGGGAAAAGTTGTTGAATTTGGTTCTCATGAAGATTTGATGTTAAAGAAAGGAATATATTATAATTTGTATAGTTTACAGGCGGATTATTATAAATAATTTTCAGAGATTTCATATACATTCCATATTTATATGATATGATAACACAAAAGGAGGAAAAAATATGGCAGAAATTTTAGTAGTAGAGGATGATAGAGATACAAATGAAGCCATATCTGAATATTTGTGTTCATTGGGCTATAATGTACGGAGTGCCTATGATGGTAAAGAGGCACTTCAAATTTTTTTCAATGTTGCAGTCGATTTAGTTGTACTAGATATTATGCTACCTGAGATAAATGGAATTTCTGTTTTGGCAAAAATAAGAGAGAAGAGTGATATTCCTATATTGATGTTGACAGCAGTTTGTGATGAGTATATGCAGATTATGAGCTTTGACGGTGACGCAGATGATTATATGACAAAACCGTTTTCTATGATTATTTTGGGGAAACGAGTTGCTGCACTTTTAAAAAGAAGGGTCAAACAAGAAGAAAGCAGCATTGTTTCTTTTGGGGAAACTACAATTGATTTTGATGCGTATACTGCATTTATTCATGGTCAAAAAATAGACATCACAGCAAAAGAATTAGAATTAGTGAAAATGCTGTTTGAATATCAAGGAAGAGTTTTGACACGGAAACAAATGGTGGATTGCTTATGGGGAATTGATGCACCGATTTTAGATCGGACAATAGATACTTATATTAAGAATATAAGAAAAAAATTGGGAATTCATACGATTACAACAGTAAAAGGTGTAGGATATCGTTTGGAAAGGAATATGTAGATATGAAGCGAATGGGTGTATTTCGAAAAACTTTTTTGTATTCATTTATTATGTTATGCTTTATGATTTTTATTGCACACGGAATTATGTGGTTTGTTTTGCCAATGGTATCTGTTCAACCAGGGGGAAATATGGAAGAAAGCAGTTTAATTGTGAGTGAATTGAACAATAATGTTGTAATGGAAGACATTGCTATGAAAGCACTACCCATTTCTATTTTGTTGTGTATTATAATTGCATCTGCATTTTCTTATATATGGGCGAAAGTTACTGTAAAACCAATAAAATATATTGTTGAAACAACAAAAAGAATGTCAGAATTAGAGCCTAATGTGAAGTGTGTGCTGCATACTGGTGATGAGTTCCAAGAGTTGTCGAGTAATATAAATAGTCTTTACACAGATTTGTTTATTACAATAAAAGAATTAAAAGAACAAATTCAGGAAGTAAAAAAAACAGAGCAATCGAAAACAGATTTTCTTTATGCGGCATCTCATGAATTAAAGACACCAATCTCTGCTTGCAACGCTATTATAGAAAATATGATTTTAAAAATTGGAAAATATCAGAATTATGAAAAATATCTTCCGACTTGTAAAAGTATGTTGGATGAAATGGCTACGATGATACGGGATATTTTAGATATGTCAAAACTTCAAAATACATCTGCTCAAATAGTGAAAAATAGAGTCAATATAAATCAACTTTTGGATGAAATCATAGTACCGTATAAAATTATAGCAAAAACGAAAGAGATAGATTTTATTGTTGATTTAGATGAAGAGATAGTTTCATTTACAAATGAATTATTATTAAAAAAAGCTATATCAAACATCTTGTCTAATGCAATCCTTTATACAGAGCAGCAGAAGAAGGTTGAGTTATCGCTGAAGAAAAACTGTATTATTGTTAGTAATGAGTGTGATGTATTAGATGAAAAAACATTACAACAAATATTTAGACCTTTTTTTAGAGTAGATACTAGTCGTTCTAGAGAATATGGTGGTAATGGACTGGGACTCTATATTGTAGATACGATACTATCTGCGTTGAATATTTCATATACGTTTTTACCGAACCCACAGAATACCTGCATGGAATTTAAAATCCATTTACCGATTTAAAATTTCATATTAATTCCATATTGGTTTTATATGACCTCCATATAGAATTGGTATATTAAATATATACTAAATTCTATATGGAGGTATTTTTATGGACACATTAAAAAGGGCGTTTAAATATGTGATAAGAAAAAGAGGAAAAACGCTAATACTATTTATGCTTTTTCTAACAATAGGAATTTTGGTGTTATCCGGAATTTCAATAAAGAGGGCAGGAGATATATCACAAGATTCTCTGAGAAAGACAATGGGGGGAGAACTTACTATTGATGTAAATTATTCAGATGAAAATCCTTATTACAAAGAAGAAAAATTTGAAGATGGTAGAATTATATATTCTTCTAAGCAAATGACGGTCGATATGGTAGAAAAGGTAATGAAAATTTCAGGAATGCGTTCTTGTGAGGCATCAGTTGACACACTTTGTCAAATTGATGATATAGACTTTTTTTCAGGAAATATTCCTATAGAGGAAGAATTTAAAAATATGACAACAGTAGTTGGAACGTATTCTACAGAAACTAATGATTATTTTCAATCAGGAAAAGTTAAATTGATAGAAGGAAAAAATATAAATTCAGATAATGGAAATCCGGAGATTATTATATCGAAAGATTTGGCAGAATTGAACCATTTAAAGGTTGGAGATCAACTTGCAGTTACTAATACAAAAGGGAACAAAATTGAAATTACTATTGTAGGTATATTTCAGCAAAAAGAAGTGGAAAGTATTGAAGAAAAAGTAACTTCATATGAAAAGATACAGAATAAGATTTTTACCAATATTCAAACAATTATGGCAATTGAGGAATCTCCTTATATTACTGGCTTTACGACAATCCATGCACAAATAGAAGATCCTGCAAAGATGAATCAGATTGTGGAAGAGATAAAAAAAATAGATGAATTTGAATGGGATAAAAAGGCATTTTCCATAAATATAAATAATGAAACTTTTGAAAGAGCAGAGATGTCTTTAAAAAAAGTGGAAAATTTTATTAATATTTTTTTACTGGTAGTAGTTATCGTAAGTATTATCATTTTATCATTGATTTTGAATATGTGGGGTAGGAGTAGAATTCATGAAACCGGAGTATATTTAGCTTTAGGATTAGAAAAGGTTCAAATTATAGGACAGTATATTCTAGAAGTACTCATTGTGGCAATGTTTGCATTTATTGTTGCATATTTCCCTGGCAGGGTAGTATCAGATCAATTAAGTGATTATTTAATGAAACATCCAGAAACAGAACAGGGAGTTGCTATGCGTGAAACCTCTACAGAAATAGGTATAGAGGAAGGGGAAATAGATGTGGAAATTAGTATTGAGGAGATTGTTATGGTGTATATAATTGGTGTTGCTATTATTATCATTGCTACGACTATATCAACTTTTTCTATAATGCATCTAAAACCGCGAGAACTATTAACAAAAATGAGTTAGGGGGAAAACATAATGAATTTTTTAAAATTAGAAAATATTACATATTCTTATGACGGAAAAGAAAACATATTTGAAGATGTGAATATGGACTTTGAACAGGGGAAAATATATTGTATTTTAGGCGAATCAGGATGTGGGAAAACTACTTTGCTTTCTTTATTGGCAGGTTTAGATTTTCCTACTCAGGGAAGGCTTTATTTTAAAAATAAAGTAATAGATAGAAAGGAGTTGACAAATTATCGTAAACATAATGTATCAATCATTTTTCAGAATTATAATTTAATAGATTTTTTAAATGCAAAAGAAAATGTAGAAATTGTTTCTAAGGAATCAGCTTATAATATATTAGAAAAATTAGGATTTGACAAAAATGAGATGAATAGAAATATTTTAAAACTTTCAGGGGGACAGCAGCAACGCGTTGCAGTTGCAAGAGCATTACTTTCACATAGTTCATTGCTATTGGCAGATGAACCAACAGGGAATTTGGATAAAAGAAATGCAATAGCAATAGCAGAACTTCTCGGAGAAGCAGCTCATAAATATGAAAAATGTGTTATTGTTGTCACCCATTCTGAAGAAATTGCAAAATATGGTGATGTTATTTTAGAAATGACAGATGGTAAGTTAGAAATAAGGAGGGATTGAATATATGAAAAGGAAACTGTGCATTTTATGTTGCATAGCCATTATTATATCGATGGTAGGCTGTACTTCTGAAAAAAAAGAAACAAATGAAGAACGGAGCGATACAAAAATAGAAACAAATGAAGAAAATGAAGAGTCGAAAGATGATGTTATTTTCGATCACGAAATGAAAGAAAATATAGGAGAGGGTATATTTGAATTTGTACCTGAATAAAGCAAAAGGCCAACTACATGATGTAGCTTGGCTTTTGCTATGTTACAAAAATGGTTATACTTTTGTAACCACTTAATATAGATGCAAGGAAAAGGAAAGTGAAATACATGAAGATAGCAATATGTGATTTTGAATTGAGGACATTGGAACTAATTAAGAACTTTGTAGCAGATACAGATACTTTAGGAGATCAACCATTTAAAATTTTGTCATATGAAAATCCATTCGATATGTTGGCTTATTACAGCAGGTATAGAGACATAGATATTATTCTTTTAAATGTAGAGATGAAGAGTGGATA
This region includes:
- a CDS encoding radical SAM protein, giving the protein MGENNQILQEMIKELQKKLPDGRPIGITFSTEEKKYYYDTVTGKIITCDDLAYQIVEKILDGKVNEIVQLSESENLIESIRNIINVIEHEKIFALSKFEKMVDFGEYEDLIQNQLEQLTLELTEKCNLRCGYCIYNEACEKNRDFGDKDMDEETALKAIDYAKTHSGKTDTLHIGYYGGEPLINYPVMIKSMRYALETMKNRKLHFAFTTNAVLLTKDKCKELAEIPNLSVTVSLDGPEKWHDFYRRNMHGDGSFHQTLQGIKNLVDAFGYDRAKENILFSMVYAPPYSEERLEETQKFF
- a CDS encoding helix-turn-helix transcriptional regulator, with amino-acid sequence MQPSYEEKKEKFSMIRKKPHHVPPHLHNAIELVYVTKGELELGIGYELYHMEKGDFAIVFPDLIHHYQVFSKGKNEVYQFYASLELSGPFMALLQKKCPENPVIANADLHGEVKNALSCLIKDQKVSEVVGQAYLQIILYRCRETFRFIEKDSVGSNDLIYAAMSYLLSHFQEELTLGKVASALGTNKFALSKIFSGIFHTNFNQYLNEIRLNYVTSLLENTDRRITDIFLEAGFESQRTFNRAFQLRYNQTPSEYRKSWWEK
- a CDS encoding insulinase family protein — its product is MKIYQQIQNSKNAEFNLVVFCGSKDEKSGQIGISHLLEHMNLAFAKQTSHWINVSGYTTYEYTQYCIKCKNSLSDVKKVIEKLKNIIEGKELLESNLSGAQNDVIEEILEQRENSFFSMRNLLLPKILPDSLREKMPVGNIFDIKKISYTDIVKYQEDNYSFENIAVFSKCKYDVEELFFENDKINYKNQLESTCILIPDVKLSIWWDVAQLYYEENLKKNIIYFSFKNSFADLREFISQEVQKNYFFLKFDSYLTKLVGNNVGATLYENQIVKGVSIYSYEFVCVNKEFDIDEITLLVETALEEIYSLECDLDMLTLEKSKEIVFEKYQNMNFEDKGKMDFLYGINTGLITRKFLSQIPFSFSIKSIVEMIMKNEGM
- a CDS encoding MFS transporter; its protein translation is MNEKKYLKWYNKVGYGSGDIAGNVVYAFLSSFVMIYLTNTVGLNPGIIGTLIAVSKLFDGITDVFFGTLIDKTKSKMGKARPWMLYGYIGCTVTLVAIFAIPTTMGEFAQYAWFFIAYTLLNAVFYTANNIAYSALTALVTKNSKERVQMGSYRFIFAFSTSLLIQSLTIGFVEWMGGGAAGWRTVAIIYAVIGLIVNTISVLSVKELPEEELNDGKEAGTEERYSLIDAGKLLFTNKYYVMICATYILQQIYTAMLNMGIYYMTYILFNEKLYGVFSWSINIPLIIALLITPMLVEKWRGMYKLNLTGYVIGTIGRALVVVAGYLGSVPLMLLFTGIAAFGMGPWQGDMNAVIASCSEYTYLTKHKRVDGTMYSCTSLGIKLGGGIGIAITGWLLDLSGFDGTLAVQSDSCIQMLQIMYLWIPVVITLIITIIMAKMNVEKANEKLLQEKSMKDGMHD
- a CDS encoding ABC transporter ATP-binding protein, which produces MKNIRQIGKFLKNICYIIKIVFQAAPGITTKMIICNIFLGILVSFNVYIWKYFVDTAVISLESGKIGAPAFWLISLAVCTGVVNLLTKLSTYYREIGQEYMNCKVANIIMGKIDELNMEHFDNPKVYDAVEKVSNESVARCISIIVMLVTLLRYLTTFIGIIIVIISLSNTIAALMCITMIPIFYVSISIALRQYNIYSERVQNVRLADYLKEISLKYENIKELKIYNAIIFLKNKIVCIYEKYIAEDKKYKKRFLYELTGTDILQYIFSTIIKIYTVFKVITEKGTIGDLTMYISALDSLENSIRTILDSVASLYSDNLYIDNLVELDNMRSGMEDTGKRELSSDFKTIEFQNVSFKYPYTDTYVLKDLSIKFENGKTYALVGSNGSGKTTFIKLLMRLYDPQKGEILIDGVSIKEYSLKSIYKNIGVIFQDFIKYPLTARENIGIGNVEEMNKLKNIEKAAKVSGADDFIEKLKNGYDTLLQKEWDNGSELSIGQWQKIAISRSVLRNSGILILDEPSSALDPKSEYEMFEKMKMLMRDKMSIMITHRFSNVRIVDQIFVMQEGKVVEFGSHEDLMLKKGIYYNLYSLQADYYK
- a CDS encoding response regulator transcription factor; this translates as MAEILVVEDDRDTNEAISEYLCSLGYNVRSAYDGKEALQIFFNVAVDLVVLDIMLPEINGISVLAKIREKSDIPILMLTAVCDEYMQIMSFDGDADDYMTKPFSMIILGKRVAALLKRRVKQEESSIVSFGETTIDFDAYTAFIHGQKIDITAKELELVKMLFEYQGRVLTRKQMVDCLWGIDAPILDRTIDTYIKNIRKKLGIHTITTVKGVGYRLERNM